In Dioscorea cayenensis subsp. rotundata cultivar TDr96_F1 chromosome 9, TDr96_F1_v2_PseudoChromosome.rev07_lg8_w22 25.fasta, whole genome shotgun sequence, a genomic segment contains:
- the LOC120268549 gene encoding uncharacterized protein LOC120268549 — translation MKKLGQGQKKKCTEAANQGEKKSSTAERGKKKKASQCPEVGDEDKFLNKASKKKFKSIAGRGIVVESVIDEAAFENYGLMELLKERGLKKSATFAESYSLSLVQEVYSNLSSSDKGISKVFMQGKLIPFSPMSLNRFLEFKYEIKGNYDEGLELNEDVLKEITGGRTKSWGVESRLPASILIAKYNVFFGLGILNWLPTPHNSSIVKELTLLLFAIVTRKKFNMGRLIFQNVVKEADCTSFSILLSYPPLLPQYLLQHWIHLMK, via the coding sequence ATGAAGAAACTAGGCCAAGGCCAAAAAAAGAAATGTACTGAAGCTGCAAATCAGGGGGAGAAGAAGTCATCAACTGCTGAAAGgggcaagaagaagaaagcaagtcAATGTCCTGAAGTTGGCGATGAAGACAAGTTTCTTAATAAAGCATCCAAGAAGAAATTCAAGTCTATTGCTGGGAGAGGAATTGTAGTTGAAAGTGTGATTGATGAGGCTGCCTTCGAGAATTATGGGTTGATGGAGTTGCTCAAAGAAAGAGGTCTAAAAAAGTCAGCAACATTTGCTGAAAGCTACAGTTTGTCTCTAGTTCAAGAGGTCTACAGCAACCTATCATCATCTGACAAAGGCATCTCTAAAGTTTTCATGCAAGGGAAGTTGATCCCTTTCTCTCCAATGAGTCTAAACCGATTTCTTGAAtttaaatatgagataaaagGAAACTATGATGAAGGGCTTGAACTGAATGAAGATGTTTTGAAAGAGATCACAGGAGGAAGAACAAAGTCATGGGGAGTAGAATCAAGACTTCCGGCCTCTATACTCATAGCTAAGTATAATGTGTTTTTTGGACTTGGTATTCTTAATTGGCTTCCTACTCCACATAATTCAAGCATAGTGAAGGAGTTGACACTTTTACTATTTGCTATTGTGACTAGAAAGAAGTTTAATATGGGAAGATTGATCTTCCAAAATGTTGTGAAGGAAGCTGATTGCACAAGCTTCTCAATATTACTAAGTTACCCTCCTCTACTGCCGCAGTACCTGTTGCAACACTGGATACATCTCATGAAGTAA